In Bradyrhizobium paxllaeri, the genomic stretch TCGAGCGCGGGTAGGCGGCGCGGGCCTCCGGCGCGTAGACACTCCAGCCCTCGGTCTCGATTGCGCCGGGCGCCACGCAGTTGACCCGAATGTTCAGCGGCGCCCATTCGACCGCGACGGCGCGCGACAATCCGATCACGCCGCTGCGCGCCGCAATGGTGTGCGCGATGCCGTAGAGGCCATGCGTCGTCACCACCACGATGTTGACGATGCTGCCGGGATGCTTGTGATCGCGCCAGCGCTGCGCGGCGGCCTGCATCATGTACCAGGTGCCGTTCAGATTGGTGTTGATGACGGCGTTCCAGCCTTTCACGGAAAAATCGATCGCAGCTTGCGGAAATTGTCCGCCGGCGCTGTTGACCAGGCTATCGACGCGGCCCTGCGCAGCCCAGATCGTGTCGAAGAGAGCGCTGACCGCATCGGGCTGCCTGATGTCAGCGACATGCGCGGAGGCCTTGAGGCTGCGGTCCGCCAGTTGGGCCACCAGCGCATCGAGCTTGCCGCCGTCGCGCCCCACCACGGCGACATGCGCGCCGAGCCGCGCGAACAGCCAGGCGATCGCGCGGCCAATGCCGCCGGCACCGCCCGTCACGATGACGACCTGATCCTTCAGCGCGTCGCTTGCGAAGACGGTCGGATGAACCGCGAGCTCCGCGTCGGTCAGGCCAAGCTTTGGTGGTGGGTGGTCGGTCATGGATCGGCGCGGGCCTTGTTATATGCGGCATCAGCCGTACATTAACCCCGCACCGGAAACCAAGCAAAAGAGCCAGTTGATGCCCGATCTCTCCCTTTTCCCAATCACCAAACGCTGGCCCGCCAAACACCCCGATCGTCTTCAGCTCTACTCGTTGCCGACACCGAATGGCGTCAAGGTCTCGATCATGCTCGAGGAGATCGGCTTGCCCTATGAGGTGCATCTGGTCGATTTCGGCAAGGACGACCAGAAGACGCCGGAATTTTTGTCGCTGAATCCAAACGGCAAGATCCCGGCGATCCTCGATCCCAACGGGCCTGGCGGCAAGCCGTTGCCGTTATTCGAGTCCGGGGCGATCCTGCAATATCTTGCTGACAAGACCGGCAAGCTGCTGCCTGATGATCCGGCGCGGCGATACCAGGCCATTCAGTGGTTGCACTTCCAGATGGGCGGCATCGGGCCGATGTTCGGGCAGGTCGGCTTCTTCCACAAATTCGCCGGCAAGGAATATGAGGACAAGCGGCCGCTCGAACGCTACGTGACCGAATCGAAACGCCTGCTCGATGTGGTGGAGACGCGACTTGCCGGTCGGCAATGGATCATGGACGACGAATACACCATCGCCGATATTTCCATGCTGGGCTGGGTGCGCAACCTGATCGGATTCTACGGGGCGCGCGATCTCGTCGCGTTCGATACGCTGAAGCAGGTGCCGGCATGGCTGGAGCGCGGGCTCGCCCGTCCGGCGGTGCAGCGCGGGCTCGAGATACCGAAACGGCCTACTTGAGCAGTTCGTAAATGACGGGGTTGTCGGCGCAGGGGCCGAAGCCGCATTCGAGCAGCGTCGTTACCACGTTCGCGGCCGTCAGCGCGATCACGAGCCACACCGCGATCTGGGCGAACGGACCGCCGGTGGGCGGCAGCGCGGCGCCATCGTCTTCGAACTGACGGTCGAACAGCATGACGACGGCGATCAGGATGATCGCGGCAATGAAGCCGATCAGCGCCCAGGTGTAATAGTGGTAGCCCAGCAATGCCGAGCCATAGCCGGCGTCGCCGGGCAGGATGTGGAGCAGCACTTGCCGGGTCGATGCAACGGCACCCGCGACCGCCGCCAGCAGCGACATCGCATAGTGGCTGGGGCGGGGGCCGAAACGGATATTGAGGATCGGGCCGACGGCGAGCGCCGCGAACAGGATTCGCTGCAGCAGGCAGAGCGGGCAGGGCAGCTCATTCAGGATGAACTGCGCCGCGAAGGCCGCCGCCAGCACCAGCGCCACGGCATAGAGGCTGAGTGCATTCAGCGTGATGGCGCGCGTCTGGGTCATGCGTCCTCAGAACGACAGTTTCAGCGTGTCGGTCGCGTGGTGGAGATAGGTGGCAACGCACGCTACAAGGACAGCTGCGAACAGGCCCAGCGCCAGCGGGCGCTGACCGCACCAGGCGACCAGCATCACGATGGCCGCGGCCAGAAACAATATGGTGAATTCCATCGGCGGGTCCCGGCAGAGATGCGTCAGTCTATGATAGATTCGCCGATCTGCTCACCTCTAATCGGTCCAACGGACCAATAACCGCCATTCCGGAATGCGAAAATGCCCATCACCATCTACGGCATCAAGAACTGCGACACCATGAAGAAGGCGCGCGCCTGGCTCGACGATCAGGGCGTGGCTTACGACTTTCACGACTACAAGCTTGCCGGCATCGCCAAGGACAAGCTCAAGCAATGGTCCGACGACATCGGCTGGGAAACGCTGCTCAACCGCGCCGGCACGACGTTCAAGAAGCTGCCGGAGAGCGACAAGGAAGGCCTGAACGAGCGCAAGGCGCTGGCGCTGATGCTGGCGCAGCCTTCGATGATCAAGCGTCCGGTGCTTGATCTCGGCGGCAAATTGCTGGTCGGGTTCAAGCCGGATATCTACGCCAAGGAAGTGGCGGCGAAGTCGCGCGGACGGAAGGCCTAATCGAATTCGAGCACGTCGCCGGACGGAATACGGCCGGGCGCGCGATGAAAGAGATCGCGGTCGATGATGGTGCGCAGCGTCGGCACCGGCAGCTTGTCATTTCCGCGAATGAGGTTCTTGATCTCGAAGCCACCGTCTTCGCTGATGGTCTTCAGCGAAGCAATGATATGGGTGACGTTATCCTTGTCGGCGAATGGCAGCAGCAGCCGCTCATAGGCGACGACACGCCCGTAGATATCGTTCATGTCAGCGATGGTGTAGGCCGGAAGGCGGCGGGCGATGCATTTATAATAAACCGGCATCACGATCGGAGCGAGCCTTGCGCCGAGATACTCGTCGAGATAGCGCCCCTTGCCGGTATTTCCATAGGCCGTCGACATCCGCGTGCCGTCGCTCTGGATGGTCAGGCGCGGCGGCTGTACCTGGGCATCTACGGTATAGAATACCAAGTCCGGAAGTTCGTCCTCGATGCGCGCGGGCTGGTATTCAGACATCCGCGGGATCGACTGGTTGCGGGCGTATAGTCGCAGCCAGGTGTTGAGCAGGTCGCGCTGTTTGATCGATTTGACGACAGACGGTTGGGCGCTCTCAAATTCCAAGGCGGCAATTCCTTGCTGTCTAAATCGCGGGATAATGCAATTGCGGCGGAAATATTCTGTGAAAGCGGCTGATTGCAGCAGAACACCGTTAATGATGGCTTGCCGGGACGAAGATTACGCTTGAACGCCGGTGGCGCGGCGGGCCGAGCTCGGCGGGCGGCGCATTCGACTTATGGCGCATCCGGAACCAGGCCTCCGGGCTTTTCCACGTGACAGCTTTCCACCTTGCCTAATCCATCGCGTTGACGGCATATTCCGCCCGGAGGCGGCGGGCTCGGTACGTTTTCCAAGGACGTCCAGGAGTGCCCGCCCGAACAGGGAAAAAATGGCCGCGCGCGAGCGACCTCGCAGAGACGGTGCATGGGGGAATTTGTTTGGCTGATGAGTTTATTCTCGAAACCCACGGATTGACCAAGGAATTCGCGGGTTTCTTCGCCGTTCGCGATGTGGCCCTCAAGGTGCGCCGCGGCAGCATTCATGCGCTGATCGGGCCGAATGGCGCCGGCAAGACGACGTGCTTCAACCTGCTGACCAAGTTCTTGAAGCCGTCGGCAGGCCAGATCCTGTACAAGGGACAGGACATCACCGCGATGGCGCCCGCCGACGTGGCTCGCCTCGGGCTGGTGCGGTCGTTCCAGATTTCAGCCGTGTTCCCGCATCTGACGGCGCTGGAGAATGTCCGCGTCGCGCTCCAGCGCCAGCATGGATCTTCGTTCGATTTCTGGCGGTCCAAGAGCGTGCTGGATCGCTTCAACGGCCGGGCGATCGAGCTCCTGAACGACGTCGGCTTGAGCGAGTTCGCCAATACGCCGGCGGTCGAGATGCCCTATGGACGCAAGCGTGCGCTCGAGATCGCGACGACGCTGGCGCTCGATCCGGAAATGATGCTGCTCGACGAGCCGATGGCCGGCATGGGCCACGAAGACATCGACAAGATCGCCGCGCTGATCAAGCGCATCTCGGCAAGGCACACCATCCTGATGGTCGAACACAATCTCTCCGTGGTGGCGAATTTGTCCGACATCATCACGGTGCTGACGCGCGGACAGGTGCTGGCGCAAGGCAATTACGCCGAGCTCTCAAGGGACGAGCGGGTCAAGGAAGCCTATCTGGGAGCCGGTCATGCCTGATTTGAAAATGGCCGAAGCCGCCGCCAAGCCGGCAGGCGCCGAGGTGCTTTCCGTCTCCGACCTGCAGGCCTGGTACGGCGAATCTCACATCCTTCACGGCATCAACTTCAATGTGAAGGCCGGCGAAGTGGTCACGCTGCTCGGCCGCAACGGCGCCGGCAAGACCACGACGCTGAAGTCGGTAATGGGAATTATCGGCAAGCGTACCGGTTCGATCCGTTTCAACGGTCAGGACATCACGCGCGCCTCGTCCGACAGGATCGCGCGACAGGGCATCGCATTCTGTCCCGAGGAGCGGGGCATTTTCGCAAGCCTTGACGTGCGCGAAAACCTGCTGCTGCCGCCCGTCGTGCGCAGCGGGGGACTGTCGCTCGACCAGATCTTCGAATTGTTTCCGAACCTGAAGGAGCGCCTCAACAGCCAGGGCACCAAGCTTTCGGGTGGCGAGCAGCAGATGCTGGCGATCGCCCGAATCCTGCGCACCGGCGCGCGCTTCCTGATGCTGGACGAGCCGACCGAAGGTCTCGCGCCCGTCATCATCCAGCAGATCGGCCACACCATCGCGCGGCTGAAATCGGAAGGCTTCACCATCCTGCTGGTCGAGCAGAATTTCCGCTTCGCCTCCACGGTGGCCGACCGCTACTACATTGTCGAACATGGCAAGGTCATCGACGGTTTTGCCAATTCGGAGCTGTCGGCCAATATGGACAAGCTCCACACCTATCTCGGCGTTTAATCGGTACTGTGACTGCACTCTGGATTTATGGAGATACTATGAAACATCGGATTTCAGCTCTCTTCCTCGGCACCGCGCTTGCGCTTGCCGCGGGCAGTGGCGCCATGGCGCAGGACAAGACCGTCAAGATCGGCGTGCTTACCGACAATTCCGGACTTTACTCCGACCTCGGCGGCGCGGGCTCGACGCTCGCCGCCCAGATGGCGATGGAAGATTCCGGCCTCGCGGCCAAGGGTTGGAAGATCGACGTCGTCTCCGCCGACCACCAGAACAAGCCCGACATCGCCACCACCATCGCGCGGCAATGGATCGACGTCGAGAAGGTCGACATCTTCATGGATGTGCTGAACTCCGGCGTTGCGCTGGCGGTCAACAATCTGGTGAAGGAAAAGAACGCCATCATGATCAATACCGGCGCGGCGACGTCGGATCTGACCAATGCCCAGTGCTCGCCGAACACGATCCACTGGGTCTACGACACCTACATGCTCGCCAACTCCACCGGCCAGGCGCTGGTGAAGGCCGGCGGCGACACCTGGTACTTCCTGACCGCGGATTATGCGTTCGGTCACGCGCTGGAGCGCGATACCACGGCGGTCGTCGTGAAGTCGGGCGGCAAGGTCATCGGCGGCGTCAAGCATCCGCTGAATTCGTCGGACTTCTCGTCCTTCCTGCTGCAGGCGCAGGCGTCCAAGGCCAAGATCATCGGCATGGCCAATGCCGGCGGCGATACCACGAACACGATCAAGCAGGCAGCGGAATTCGGCATCGTTGCCGGTGGCCAGAAGCTTGCCGGTCTGCTGCTGTTCATCACCGACGTGCATTCGCTTGGTCTCAAGGTGGCGCAGGGCCTGAACTTCACGGAAACCTTCTACTGGGATCTGAACGACGGCACCCGCGCGTTTTCGAAGCGCTTCTCGGAGCGCATGAAGAACAAGGCGATGCCTTCAATGGTGCAGGCCGGCGTCTATTCGGGCCTGATCCACTATTTCAAGACGCTCGATGCGATGGGCGGCAATCCGCATGACGGCACGAAGGTCGTTGCCAAGATGAAGGAATTGCCGACGGATGACGCGCTGTTCGGCAAGGGCACGATCCGCGCTGACGGCCGCAAGATTCACCCGGCCTATCTGTTCGAGGTCAAGAAGCCTGCGGAATCCAAGGGGCCGTGGGACTATTACAAGCTGATCGGCACCACCCCGGGCGAACAGGCCTTCCGGCCGCTTTCGGAAAGCGCCTGTCCGCTGGTGAAGAAGTAACAACAACGGCCCGTCGGCATCGCGGCGGCGGGCCACTTTTCGCTTAACAACGAGATCGAGTGCCAAACCGATGCAAGCTCTCTACGCCCAGCTCCTGGTGGGACTGATCAACGGATCGTTCTACGCGCTGCTCAGTCTCGGGCTGGCCGTGATCTTCGGCATGCTCAACATCATCAACTTCGCCCACGGCGCGCTCTACATGATGGGCGCGTTCACGGCGTATTTTCTGCTGCATCTCACGGGAATGGGATACTGGTGGGCGCTGATCATCGCGCCGATCGCCGTCGGCATTTTCGGCATGATCCTGGAACGGACCATGCTGCAATGGCTGACCGGGCTCGATCATCTCTACGGCCTGTTGCTGACCTTCGGCATCGCGCTGATCGTGCAGGGCGTGTTCCAGAACTATTTCGGCTCGTCGGGTCTGCCTTACGCCATCCCGG encodes the following:
- a CDS encoding ABC transporter ATP-binding protein, which produces MAEAAAKPAGAEVLSVSDLQAWYGESHILHGINFNVKAGEVVTLLGRNGAGKTTTLKSVMGIIGKRTGSIRFNGQDITRASSDRIARQGIAFCPEERGIFASLDVRENLLLPPVVRSGGLSLDQIFELFPNLKERLNSQGTKLSGGEQQMLAIARILRTGARFLMLDEPTEGLAPVIIQQIGHTIARLKSEGFTILLVEQNFRFASTVADRYYIVEHGKVIDGFANSELSANMDKLHTYLGV
- a CDS encoding PAS domain-containing protein — encoded protein: MEFESAQPSVVKSIKQRDLLNTWLRLYARNQSIPRMSEYQPARIEDELPDLVFYTVDAQVQPPRLTIQSDGTRMSTAYGNTGKGRYLDEYLGARLAPIVMPVYYKCIARRLPAYTIADMNDIYGRVVAYERLLLPFADKDNVTHIIASLKTISEDGGFEIKNLIRGNDKLPVPTLRTIIDRDLFHRAPGRIPSGDVLEFD
- a CDS encoding disulfide bond formation protein B; this translates as MTQTRAITLNALSLYAVALVLAAAFAAQFILNELPCPLCLLQRILFAALAVGPILNIRFGPRPSHYAMSLLAAVAGAVASTRQVLLHILPGDAGYGSALLGYHYYTWALIGFIAAIILIAVVMLFDRQFEDDGAALPPTGGPFAQIAVWLVIALTAANVVTTLLECGFGPCADNPVIYELLK
- a CDS encoding DUF5993 family protein, producing MEFTILFLAAAIVMLVAWCGQRPLALGLFAAVLVACVATYLHHATDTLKLSF
- a CDS encoding ArsC family reductase, producing MPITIYGIKNCDTMKKARAWLDDQGVAYDFHDYKLAGIAKDKLKQWSDDIGWETLLNRAGTTFKKLPESDKEGLNERKALALMLAQPSMIKRPVLDLGGKLLVGFKPDIYAKEVAAKSRGRKA
- a CDS encoding SDR family oxidoreductase, translating into MTDHPPPKLGLTDAELAVHPTVFASDALKDQVVIVTGGAGGIGRAIAWLFARLGAHVAVVGRDGGKLDALVAQLADRSLKASAHVADIRQPDAVSALFDTIWAAQGRVDSLVNSAGGQFPQAAIDFSVKGWNAVINTNLNGTWYMMQAAAQRWRDHKHPGSIVNIVVVTTHGLYGIAHTIAARSGVIGLSRAVAVEWAPLNIRVNCVAPGAIETEGWSVYAPEARAAYPRSNPMMRVGSPWEVAEATAFLAGPSAKFVTGETLTVDGGGQLWGETWTTGKPAYFGGDE
- a CDS encoding ABC transporter ATP-binding protein, which codes for MADEFILETHGLTKEFAGFFAVRDVALKVRRGSIHALIGPNGAGKTTCFNLLTKFLKPSAGQILYKGQDITAMAPADVARLGLVRSFQISAVFPHLTALENVRVALQRQHGSSFDFWRSKSVLDRFNGRAIELLNDVGLSEFANTPAVEMPYGRKRALEIATTLALDPEMMLLDEPMAGMGHEDIDKIAALIKRISARHTILMVEHNLSVVANLSDIITVLTRGQVLAQGNYAELSRDERVKEAYLGAGHA
- a CDS encoding ABC transporter substrate-binding protein codes for the protein MKHRISALFLGTALALAAGSGAMAQDKTVKIGVLTDNSGLYSDLGGAGSTLAAQMAMEDSGLAAKGWKIDVVSADHQNKPDIATTIARQWIDVEKVDIFMDVLNSGVALAVNNLVKEKNAIMINTGAATSDLTNAQCSPNTIHWVYDTYMLANSTGQALVKAGGDTWYFLTADYAFGHALERDTTAVVVKSGGKVIGGVKHPLNSSDFSSFLLQAQASKAKIIGMANAGGDTTNTIKQAAEFGIVAGGQKLAGLLLFITDVHSLGLKVAQGLNFTETFYWDLNDGTRAFSKRFSERMKNKAMPSMVQAGVYSGLIHYFKTLDAMGGNPHDGTKVVAKMKELPTDDALFGKGTIRADGRKIHPAYLFEVKKPAESKGPWDYYKLIGTTPGEQAFRPLSESACPLVKK
- a CDS encoding glutathione S-transferase family protein yields the protein MPDLSLFPITKRWPAKHPDRLQLYSLPTPNGVKVSIMLEEIGLPYEVHLVDFGKDDQKTPEFLSLNPNGKIPAILDPNGPGGKPLPLFESGAILQYLADKTGKLLPDDPARRYQAIQWLHFQMGGIGPMFGQVGFFHKFAGKEYEDKRPLERYVTESKRLLDVVETRLAGRQWIMDDEYTIADISMLGWVRNLIGFYGARDLVAFDTLKQVPAWLERGLARPAVQRGLEIPKRPT